A single window of Labrys wisconsinensis DNA harbors:
- a CDS encoding urea carboxylase-associated family protein, with protein sequence MTVLVTIPARRGKAAHVRQGQVVKVINTHGDQVVDTWAFNAHDLTEFMSMEHTRPHILKIIPAVGDAMMTNRRRPILTLLEDTSGGIHDTIIAACDSHRYRFLGVEGYHDNCTDNLHAAMRDLGLEAPETPSPLNLFMNIPVRPDHSLSFEPPVSTPGSHVALRAEMDLVIAFSACPQDILPINGVGHMPTEAHFSLEG encoded by the coding sequence ATGACCGTCCTCGTCACCATCCCCGCCCGCCGCGGCAAGGCCGCCCATGTCCGGCAGGGCCAGGTCGTCAAGGTGATCAACACCCATGGCGACCAGGTGGTCGACACCTGGGCCTTCAACGCCCACGATCTGACCGAGTTCATGTCGATGGAGCACACCCGTCCGCATATCCTCAAGATCATCCCGGCGGTCGGCGACGCCATGATGACCAACCGGCGCCGGCCGATTCTCACCCTCCTGGAGGACACGTCGGGCGGCATCCACGACACGATCATCGCCGCCTGCGACAGCCACCGCTACAGGTTCCTCGGCGTCGAGGGCTATCACGACAACTGCACCGACAACCTGCACGCGGCGATGCGGGACCTCGGGCTGGAGGCACCGGAGACGCCGAGCCCGCTCAACCTGTTCATGAACATCCCGGTCCGGCCGGACCACAGCCTGTCCTTCGAGCCGCCGGTCTCGACGCCCGGCAGCCATGTCGCGCTCCGGGCGGAGATGGACCTCGTCATCGCCTTCTCCGCCTGTCCGCAGGACATCCTGCCGATCAACGGCGTCGGCCACATGCCGACCGAGGCGCATTTCAGCCTGGAGGGATGA
- a CDS encoding metallophosphoesterase family protein, protein MTETTYAIGDIHGRLDLLEQLLDLVEADAAVRGTAAKVVFTGDYVDRGPDTFGVVERLIAGPRRRGDSFVCLRGNHDDLFVKAVTTGEGLPDWAWTLFRHTIVSYGAGERDWKTSPKLRRHAAHLSALPLTHDDGVHLFVHAGIRPGTPIEDQLEEDLLWIRHEFLDHQPPLPRRVVHGHTIMGDDPVVTPNRVSIDTGAYRSGILTAAVLAGGQVSFLQARGPIDRPAVIREELLSASVHGRAVPPAIRQLYDAFLAGDIDLREMTERSSREFA, encoded by the coding sequence ATGACCGAAACGACCTATGCGATCGGCGACATTCACGGTCGCCTCGACCTTCTCGAGCAATTGCTGGACCTTGTGGAGGCCGATGCCGCGGTCCGCGGCACGGCGGCGAAGGTGGTGTTCACCGGCGACTATGTCGACCGCGGCCCCGACACGTTCGGCGTGGTCGAGCGGCTGATCGCCGGCCCACGGCGCAGGGGTGACAGCTTCGTGTGCCTGCGCGGCAACCATGACGACCTCTTCGTCAAGGCGGTGACCACGGGCGAGGGCCTGCCGGACTGGGCCTGGACGCTGTTCCGGCATACGATCGTCAGCTACGGCGCCGGCGAGCGCGACTGGAAGACCTCGCCGAAGCTGCGGCGCCACGCCGCGCATCTCTCGGCCCTGCCGCTCACCCATGACGATGGCGTCCACCTCTTCGTCCATGCCGGCATCCGGCCGGGCACGCCGATCGAGGACCAGCTCGAGGAGGATCTGCTCTGGATCCGTCACGAGTTCCTGGACCACCAGCCGCCGCTGCCGCGGCGGGTGGTGCACGGCCACACCATCATGGGCGATGACCCCGTCGTCACCCCTAACCGCGTGTCGATCGACACCGGCGCCTATCGCTCCGGCATCCTCACCGCGGCGGTGCTGGCGGGCGGCCAGGTCTCTTTCCTCCAGGCCAGGGGTCCGATCGACCGGCCGGCGGTGATCCGCGAGGAGCTGCTCTCGGCCAGCGTGCACGGCCGCGCCGTTCCGCCGGCGATCCGGCAACTCTACGACGCCTTCCTCGCCGGCGATATCGATCTGCGGGAAATGACCGAGCGCTCCAGCCGCGAGTTTGCCTGA